The Ktedonobacterales bacterium sequence CGTGCAGCTTGTCCGATGGTCGGCGGCAAAGATTTCGGTCTTCAACCCATTCTTAATGGTAACTTCAATGGTTTCGCCTGGCCCATACGACGACTTGTTGAGGACGAGCGTAACTGCGCCGGGCGCTGGCTTGCCTTCTGGCGTGGCAGTTGCAGTAGCCGTCCCCGTTTGCTCGCTGGTTGTCACGCCCGTATTTCCTGCTCCCGTCTGAGCAGGGGCGCGGCAGGCAGCCAGCGCGAACAGCGCCAGCGCCAGCAGAGCGAGAAACCTGAATCCTTTTAGGCGCATAGATACCACCTCCTTTAGAAAGAAGGACGCTCAAACTGGTTCCTGAGTTCCCAGGTCCAGAACGGACATGATATGCTACGGGCAGATGAACAGATACAGCATGCTCACCGAGCACCACCCTCTCTGAAAGGAAACGCGATGGCTGAATGGAAACTGACACTCTCGATCTTGCCAGAAACCTTTGCCGTGTGTCGGCTGGAGCAGCAGGCTGGTATTCCGACCTGGGCCACGAAGGGCAGCTTCTACTCCATCACGCGCACGCCGGAGGAGGTCTCCATCGTGTGTCCCCAGGACGACGTGCCTGATGATGTCCTGGCTGAGAAAGCGTGGCACTGCCTCAAGATAGAAGGACCGATGAACTTCAGCTTTACCGGCG is a genomic window containing:
- a CDS encoding ACT domain-containing protein, with amino-acid sequence MAEWKLTLSILPETFAVCRLEQQAGIPTWATKGSFYSITRTPEEVSIVCPQDDVPDDVLAEKAWHCLKIEGPMNFSFTGVLASLARPLADAGVSIFALATYNTDYLLIKEQDMTRAALALTEEGHQILPDGAIENN